DNA sequence from the Candidatus Hydrogenedentota bacterium genome:
GAGCGCGACGGGCGGGCTGAGCTTTGGTATCTTGTGAATCCGCCTGCCGGAGCACAAACCATTTCCGCTGATATGACGGGCGCCTCGAAAAAGAAAGCCATCGGATGCCTCTTTATGTCCGGGGTAAATCTGAGTGCTCTTTCCGGCGCACCCAAGCGAGCGATTCAGGGTCGATCAGGGGATAACACCAATCCCTCTATCAGTTTTTCCAATACAGAAACACCGGCCGGTTCTGTGGTCGTCTCTGTCATAGGCTATGACTCAGAGAATCTCTCAATCCGCGGAAGCGGCTATATCGAACAATGGAATATTAAAGCATCACAATCTTTCGCCGACCATTCCCGGCACGGCTGCAGCACGCTGGCCGGTACGAGTTTGGACACGATCACCGCTGCGTGGGAAACGCCGAAGCCCGGAGCACTCTCTAAAGATTGGGGCATGGTTGCCATGGTCGTCCCCTCCAGTTATTTTGGTATAGCCGCTATTGATCCTGATACGCTAAGCGTCAATGACAATGATCCGAACGACACGCTTGTCGGCACGCTCCACGCTTTAGACAGTGATAATAAACCGCCTTATGTATGGACTTTGATTAATAATGCCGGCGGCCGCTTTAAGCTGAGTCCGAGCAATACGGCGGATGTGCAAGTGCGCATTGCCGATACGACCCTCCTTGACGCGGGACAGCACGCCTCACACACCATCCGCGTCGGCGCGCGAAATGACCAATATCCCGGCGTCTTCGAAAAAGATATTCTCATCGAAGTCGAAGATACAACGGCGCCGAAAATTGGAACGGCTTCCGCGTCCATACCCTTCGGCGTTGCAGGTTCCTTTGTAATCTTTAGTGCTGAAATTTCCGATAACGCGGCCTTGGATGGTCTGCCGACCATGACCCTTGAAGAGGAGCCCCTCGTCTTTTACCAACAAGATGGAGATCTATTCAGCTGGGGATGGAATGTGCCTGTAAATTGGCCGGACGGTCCCATAGCCGTCCGTGTGACGGCGCAGGACACCGCAGGCAACGAAACCTCGAAGACCACAGAAGACTGTATTATTATCGATAATACAAAACCCACTATTTCGGGATTACAGGCGTCTCACAGTTACGCACGGGAAGGGGACATGGTCGTTGTTTCTGTTCACATACAAGATCAATATGGGATAGCTCCCTCTCCAAGTCTTGAGGTCGCCGGTATCGACTGCGGTCTTCCCGATATCAATGGAAATGTATATACGTGGGCTGTAGGCATTAGCTCCGTATTTCCGGAGGGGCCCGTCGATCTTGTCGTGACGGCCGAGGACTTCGCTGCAAACCAGGCGCAAGGTGTGGGAGCCGCTTTCTTGACCATTGACTTTACGCCGCCCATTATTGCAGCGATAAGCTCCAGCCACATGTACGCAAAACTGAATGATACCGTCACCTTTCAGGCGGCGGTAATCGATAATTTCGGATTGAACGCCTTACCGAAAATGTTCCTCAACGGATCCTTGCTCGCCCAGCCCACAGCCGCCGGAAGCAGCTATTATTGGCACTGTCCCATCACCGCCGCTGTGGCACAAGGCTCAGCTACCTTAGAGGTGCAAGCCGTTGATTTGGCAGGAAACCAGTCGTCCTTGATGCCTGCATCAACCCTGCTTATTGTGGATTACACGCAGCCCAGTATCTCTTCATTACAAGTTGCGCCGCAGCGTGCTAAGGGCGGCACCTCACTGACACTGAGCGCTCAGGTCATCGACAACTACGGTCTGCAAACGCCTCCGACCATGCGTATCAATGGCAATTCCATTCCGGAGCCAAGCCATTCGGGATACATCTACACGTGGAAATACGTGGTTCCGACTACGCCGCTCCCGCCCGAAGGTGCCGCTGAAATAACTATTTCTGCCGTTGACTTTGCCGGCAATACGTACAATTACGTGAATACAAATAGCCTTACACTGGATCCCAACCCGCCTGTCTTTAGCAATCCCATCGTTACACCTGCCATGCTGCGCGCCGGACAAACAACCTTGATTGATGTTCCTGTTTACGATATCAGCCCCATTGGCGGCACGCCTGTTCTTTTGGTAAATGGCGTATCAGCTCTCTATGGGGGCTATGATGAACTAGAGGGGTTCAACAAGATGTTGCATTTTTCATTTACTTGCACCAGTGCCACGCTCCAGGGCGATGCCGAGCTAACGTTAACGGCAGCAGACACGCTCGGGAACAGCCGTACAGTATCCTATACGGATTATTTGCTTATCGATAAGACGCCGCCGCTCATTACCAATATTGCGGTCAGCCCCAGTATCAGCCGGGCCGGCGGAACAGTTGCGATCACCTTCGATGCTGAGGATCTCTATACCGAAGTGGAAGCCAATCCCACTGTAATCGTGAACGGTGCCCAGGCAAGCTATTATTCCCGTTTAGGTTCCCACTACACGTATCGGTATACGCTGCGTAATAGCACCCTTGATCCGGACGGATTTGCAACCATCTTCGTTGCATGTCGCGATATATTAGGTAATGCCATTTCACAACAAAATTCCAACAAACTTTTTATTGATAATTCAAAGCCACTCTTATCGAATTTAGTTGTATTCCCCGATAAGGCGAAAGAAGGAACAAAAATAACCATCGGCTTTACGGCTTGGGACGAACATGGTCTGGGCGCTGTGCCTATTGTTAAAGTAAATGGCAACTCCACATTTTTCTCCCGCTCAGAAGGCAGCACCTTTGAGTATAGTTACACCGTACGGCAGACCTATGATGAGGAAGGTTACGCAACGCTTGAGATGCGTGTTGTGGACGCCATTGGAAATGTTCTTCTTAGTGAAAGCACGGGGCTGCTGCTCGTTGATTTTACGGCGCCCACCGGTTCCGTGATCATTAACAATAACGCCGTTTTTACAAGATCTGCTGATGTGCTTCTTTCCGTAAACGGTGCTGATGGAACGTTGGGCAGTGGTGTTCAAGGAATGTCCTTCAGCGATGACGGCGTCAATTGGAGTGCTTGGGTACCCTATGCAGCAACACACCAATGGCAGCTCAAAGGCGGACAAGGCTATAAAACCGTCTATCTCCGACTTAGAGATCAAGTCGGGAACACTACGGTTCATCCCATTTCCGATACCATTGTACTGAAATCCAAAGCACTGACCGTTGACCGTGACGGTTCTCCCGAAGTGAACGGACTGAAAGGGGATGGCATCGTTTTGGAGGTGACGCCGCGCAACGTCTTTGGCTCTGTTCAATCCTATGAATGGTTCAAAGATGGTCAAACTATAGAAGGTTTCGGACCTACCTTGGTAATAAATAATTTTGATGAATTAGACAGCGGTCACTATGTGTGTAAGGTCACCGATGAAATAGAATCTGCAGTATCTCAACCTTTTGTCGTCGGTCTGTCTGAAGAAAACCAAGTGCCTACCCTTTCTTACCTCGGTGTTGGCTTGCTCTGTGCCGTGCTGATCGCTGCCGCTCTGGTCATGTTTAGACGTTCCCGGCCTTTATTGAAGTACTTGTCTTTGGCTGTGCTGCTGGGTTGGGGCTTCTCCGCTGCTGCGGAAGTGGTTGTCGTCTATTCCGCCCGAGCCTCTTCTCCCATGGATCTCAGCGATGACGCTATGGATGCCTTGGCGCGAGAGCAGGGCGCTATTGAAATTTGGACGCGCTTGGAAAATGGCGAATCACGGCGTGAACCGGTTCGTTTTGGAGAACCCGGTGTGGGGCTGCCGGGCTTCACCTCCTATCAGCGCGAAGGTTTCGCCGATGAAATGAATAAAGGTCTTCCCATTACCTTGCAGAAGGACGGCACGGAAGAACTGTATATTCCTTTGTCTGATGAAGCGACGCGTGTATATTCACAAAATATGAATAAAGGATTGGATACGCCTTCCTTTGAAATGAAATTGATTGTAGACGGCGACACGCTTGTCTCTGAAAAACGGTTTGAAACTTTCGAGGGCATGGAGCCACGGCCCCATCGGCTCCGTCTCGATTATCCCGGCGGCGCCATTGTTCAGCTCTTCGACTACACGGATACGCCGCCCACCCCCATGCCGCCCGCATATTTACGGAAGGTTGGAACCGATGATGACGAAAAATCCGATGTCACACCCAAATCGTGGGTCACAGAAGATAAAGACGCGGGCGAAGTGCAAACCCGGGAAGTGCAGTTTGTCGTTCCGCCTCAAGGTCTCGGGAACTTGGGTTTTGATTCCGGTTGGGTGCCCGGCGGAACCGGTCCCGATGCAGGCGGTTTCATTATCCAAGTGCGGATTAATGCACAAGCAGGCTACACCTTTGACGCTGCTGTAAACGGAGCTTTTCATCTGGACAGTGATGATATGCTCGGGCTGGGCGCAGCTGCGGGTAATTGGGGATTTTATTTTGGCGCAGAATTCTTTATGAAAGCCGCCTTCGATATCCCGCCTATTTTAGGATTTGATTTGGATCCCTTTGTTGTAGACATTCCCTATGTGCCCGACTTTAAATTGGTCGCCTCTGATAGGGATAGTTTCAATTCGTGGCTCCTCGATTCTGAATCTGTTGTGCGTGATGGCGGCGGCCGTACCAATGTGGTGAACCTCAATATTCTGTCCTTGCTGCTTTCGCAAGGGGTTCTCCCTGATCTGCCCAGCTGGGTCCCTCTTCCCAAAGTGGGCGTGTCCTTGGATGTAGGCGCTATTGCAGAAGGGCATCTCCGTTGTGATCGAATTGCATTGAGTGACGGACAGCAATACGTACATGAAGGACAGCAACGGAACATTTATGTGCCGCCTTTCGGCTATCAGTCTATCGTGGAGTACCGTGAGGATGCGCATCTGAATCTCGGTGTAAAATTTTATCCTTTTGTCTATTTCTCTTGGGATCTCTATGTCTTTGATTTCGGGTACAAATGGCCCACAGATTTTGATAACCCTGATAATTTACTCGCACGACTGGAGTGGTTGCCCGTTTCGCATACGAGTTTCCCCTTTACCAATGCGGAACTTAATTTTACAGGACAGCCGAGCACCCTGCCTGCCAATGACTGGTTTACAGAGATGTTTACACCCGTGATCCGCACCAATGATATCAGTCACCATCAAATCCGGTTCACGCCCAATCTCTCCAACAATTTTTACAGTGCCTGTTCAGGACCGACCACGGCTTACCGAACTGATCTGACGGGCGGGATACCCGTCTCCTTAGGTGATGATGACTTCGTGAAAATATCGCTGACCGATAACAAGCAAGTGTCGCTTTACGGCGTCAATTATGATTCTTTTTATATTGGCAGCAATGGATACTTGACCTTCAATACAGGTGATACAAGCAATAATATCACTCTGGAAAATCATTTCAACCAACCCCGTATTTCAGGATTGTTCTTGAATTTGGATCCTTCAAAAGGCGGAACCATTTCATACAAACAATTACCCAATCGGATGGTCGTCACCTACGATCATGTCCATCTCGCCAATATCATCACGGAACAAACCGCTAATTTCCAAATTGAAATGTTTTTTGATGGGCGCATTGTCATCACGTGGCTGCAACAGGACACGTACATCGGGCTTATCGGTCTATCCCGAGGCAGCGGTGTGCCGCAACTTTTCAAAAACAGCGATTTCACCCAATACCCGGGATGCCTTACCGAGATCGCTCCTGAATACGGTATCCGCGTTAATTTTGAACCGCCCGAAGTATTGCCCTATGGACCGAGGTGGCGTGTTGGATCCGGTGAATGGAGGAGTACGGGAACCTATACCTCCGTTCCCTTAGGCGCAAGCGCAGTCTATTTTAACTACATCTCTTTATACTGGGATGCGCCCGTGACTATCATCACCCAACAGATGACTCCGGATGTATTTGTCGACTTAACCCCTGTATGGAAACGTGCCACAGGCCGGGTGAATGTTTCTCCCCAACCTGCCACCGCGTCGTGGGTGGTCACCGATGAGGACGGCGGCGTTTATACAGGAACGGGTCCGTCTTCAATTAAGGATGTTCCCACCGGGATGGTTTCCATTGAATGGCTGCCCTTGAGTACCTATGAAACGCCCTCGCCCAATATGCAGCAGGCACTGTTATACGGCAACATGGTTGTCGACTTTACAGCAAATTATGCGCCCATCATTGGGGAAGGAACCGCTTCATTACTGGTCAGCATCTTGCCGCAGAAAGCCAAAGAGGCGGGGGCGCAATGGCGTGCCAATGAGGGGCCGTGGATTAACAGCGATGTCATCGCGCCCGTACCCGATGGCGATATAACCATTGAGTTTAAAGAGCTGCCCGGCTGGACACAACCCACGCCGATCAATATCTTTCTTAATCGTGATACCAGCAGTGTGTTCACCAGAGCCTACGCACGGCACACGGGAAGAATACGAATTGTCACTGAACCTCCCAATGCCCCGTGGTACTTCATCGATGGTGATGGAATACAGCATGTAGGATCGGGAGAGCGGGTTTTCTACGAGGTGCCCACCGGCAACGCCCTTCGGGTTAGTTGGGCGCCTGTACCGACCTATTCAGTGCCTGTACCGAATCCCACCGTATTTTCATTGGCGCAAAACGAAGGCAAACGTATAGTCGGCGCTTATATACCTATAACGGGAATTGGTGAAGGCGTTGTATCCGTCAACCTCCATCCTCCGGCGGCTATAGATGACGGCGCAAGATGGCGGCTCTTTGGCGATGAGTGGCGCGTCAGCGGAGGCATGGTTGCCGTGACCGACGGTGAACAGACGATTCTCTTTGAGGATATCCCCGGCTGGATCACACCGGAGCCTATGACGGTGAACGTGGTTCGCGATATTACCAATACCTTCGACGCCGAGTATGTACGGATTACAGGTACCGTAGAGGTTGAAGTGACGCCTGCCAATGCCTCATGGACGCTGACAGACGCCGACGAAGGCATCCACACTTACATGGGCAATGCGGTTATCGAGAATGTGCCGGCAGGTGAACTCTCCATCTACTGGGAGGACTTGGATAACTATGAAGCGCCTCAGCCGAATCCTGCCGTTTATGTCCTGGAAGCTGACGAAACCTTGAAGCTTTCCGGGAGCTACACGGAATCTATATTAACCGTTGACTTCAACGCCTTCCCCTTATACGGACCGCCGCCCTTAGAGGTTTCCTTCCAAGATTTGAGTCATTCTACGACCAAGGACATTGTCGAGTGGCGCTGGTATTTTGGAGACGGAAAAGTCAGTACGGAACGGAATCCTACCCATGTCTACCGTGATGTTGGCACCTATACGGTGACCTTGACAGCGGTAACCTTCGACAAGATGGATATGATTTCCAAAAAACAATTGGTTTCCGTGACTGCCGGCGTTCCGGCAAGCGGCGTCTTTAGTTTGACCCTTGCCGCGGTCGTAGTTGCCGTGGCAGGTATGTTCTTGCTTCGGAGAAAAGGACACGCATAAAGCTTAACTGAGAATCGTGAGGCAGCGGGATATTCTTCCGCTGCCTTTTCTTTTTCAACAGTTCCTTCCGTGTTCACGGCACCGCTGTGGTAAAATACAATTTTAACAAACGGGATTTCCCCCAAAGGTTAATAGGATTACGCGGAGGAGAACAATAGTCCGCTGTGACATAGAGACACGGCGCCCAAAACCTAACGTAAAAGAATGTCTATACCTGAGTTGAAGAGGGGATATCTTTTGATGTTTATTGGGCTCCCTAAAATCACGCTCTTTGGAATAAATGCTTAGGAATTGTGCAACTGTGAACTATTTTGACGATTGGACGCAGGTCTTGTCCTGCCTTGATACACCCCTTTGTGTGATCCGTGAAACGACAGGGCTCCGTTATGCAGCCATCGATACGAAGCGCGACACAGTGCCCTATGAAAATGTACTCGCCTTCGTGCCCGCCTCTCTTCCCGGATTCTTGGGTGATCCAAGTTTTTGCCGAGATTTTAAGCTCCGCTACCCTTGCTACGCCGGAAGTATGGCACATGGCATCGCCTCAGAAGCCTTGGTCGTTGCCATGGCGGAAGCGGGTATGCTGGGATTTTTTGGCGCAGCAGGCATGTCCGTGGATTCCCTGAAACCGATTATTGAAAGGCTTAAGCAACGTCTGCCCCATCAAAGCTTTGGCATCAATTTGCTGAACAACCCCGGTGATTCCACCTGGGAAACGCAAGTCATTGATCTCCTTTTAGAGCAAGAGATTCATATCATTGAGGCGTCCGCCTATTTAATGCCGTCCCTGGCTTTGGTAAAGTTTCGGTTGAAAGGCGTTTTTCAAGATCGAGACGGACAGATCTGTGTGCCCAATCGTATCATCGCCAAATTATCGAGAACCGAAGTGGGACGGCGTATGTTTGCGCCGCCGCCGCAAAAACTCGTGGATCGTTTATTAAAAAGCGGGGAGATCACGGCGCAAGAGGCGCATCTCGCTTCTTTCATTCCCCTAGCTCAAGATATCACCGCAGAGGCTGATTCCGGCGGACACACCGATCACCGATCTGCATTAGCACTGCTGCCGTCTATGCTCAAGATTGCCGCCGAGATGGAAGAAGAACACCAATACTCCTTCCCCTTAAGAGTCGGGCTGGGCGGCGGTATAGGAACACCCGCTGCCGCTGCAGCGGCTTTCGCCATGGGCGCAGCGTACATCGTCACAGGCTCAGTCAACCAGGCCTGTTTAGAATCGGGCAGCTCGCCCCAAGTACGTGAACTTTTGGCACAGGTAACACAAAGCGATGTGACAGATGCGCCTGCTGCGGATATGTTTGAGATGGGCGTAAAGGTGCAGGTGTTAAAAAAAGGGACTCGTTTCGCAGAACGGGCGTCGCGCTTATACGAACTGTACCGCAGCCACAACAGCATTGAGGAAATACCGGACGAGGATCGTTTAAAAATAGAAGACATCATTTTTAATAAATCCTTAGAAGCCGTTTGGGAAGATACACAAGCATTTTTTGAACCGCGAAATCCCCTTCAATTGGAGCGTGCCGCTAAAAATCCAAAATATAAAATGGCCTTAATTTTTCGATGGTACCTCGGTTCCGCATCCCATTGGGCAAATCAAGGAACACCGGGGCGCGAAGAAGATTATCAAATTTGGTGCGGGCCTGCCATGGGCGCTTTTAATGATTGGGCACGAGGCTCGTTTTTGGAAGAGCCGAACCGTCGCAGTGCGCCCCTGGTTGCCTTGAATTTCCTTTATGGCGCCGCACTGCTGCAGCGTGTCCAAAATCTCAGAGCACAGGGGATTCCGATCAACGTGCCCCCACTTTTTCCGCCGCCGCAAGAACAATTTGCCCAATACAACGACCCAACGGAGAAAACGAAGGATGCCCTTCACTAAAAAAAATATTGTTATCCTATTGGTTTTGGGGCTTGTGATTGCTTTGGATCACATCACCAAAGGCATCGCCATCTATTACCTTAAGGACACCGGGCAGGTTTATTCTTTTTGGGGTGATTTATTCCGCCTTCAATATGCGGAAAATAGCGGCGCTTTTTTAAGTCTCGGCGCAAATTTACCGGAGGCACTGCGTTCCATGATCATGACCGGGTTGAACGCTGTTATTCTAGCCGCTCTTCTGCTTTACCTTATCTTAAGAAAAAAAATCAGCCTTTTATTGCTGTATGGTTTAAGCATGATTGTAGCCGGCGGCTTGGGAAATCTTATTGACAGAGTCGTGCGGGGGGGGCATGTGGTCGATTTTATGAATATGGGAATCACCACCAATACCTTTATGCTGCGGACGGGCATATTTAATGTGGCAGATCTAGCAATTATGGCAGGGCTTTTTCTAGTTGTACTCAATGAAGTGTTAGAGATTCGCCAAAAGAAAAAGACTGCTTTAAAAGAGGTGCAACAAAAGAAATAGGGTAGAGTATGAAATGGTGTCGACCAAAAAGAGAGGCCTGACACGAGTTTTCGCACCAGGCCTCCGCGGAAGGA
Encoded proteins:
- a CDS encoding PKD domain-containing protein; translation: MRYSFHDLLFILFTVLVSFWGSADVAILGAASTADEGNANTFSFNVTVPPDTELAVVGISNAGHRKVNSVTMGSQAFTTGIRSTDAPGDERDGRAELWYLVNPPAGAQTISADMTGASKKKAIGCLFMSGVNLSALSGAPKRAIQGRSGDNTNPSISFSNTETPAGSVVVSVIGYDSENLSIRGSGYIEQWNIKASQSFADHSRHGCSTLAGTSLDTITAAWETPKPGALSKDWGMVAMVVPSSYFGIAAIDPDTLSVNDNDPNDTLVGTLHALDSDNKPPYVWTLINNAGGRFKLSPSNTADVQVRIADTTLLDAGQHASHTIRVGARNDQYPGVFEKDILIEVEDTTAPKIGTASASIPFGVAGSFVIFSAEISDNAALDGLPTMTLEEEPLVFYQQDGDLFSWGWNVPVNWPDGPIAVRVTAQDTAGNETSKTTEDCIIIDNTKPTISGLQASHSYAREGDMVVVSVHIQDQYGIAPSPSLEVAGIDCGLPDINGNVYTWAVGISSVFPEGPVDLVVTAEDFAANQAQGVGAAFLTIDFTPPIIAAISSSHMYAKLNDTVTFQAAVIDNFGLNALPKMFLNGSLLAQPTAAGSSYYWHCPITAAVAQGSATLEVQAVDLAGNQSSLMPASTLLIVDYTQPSISSLQVAPQRAKGGTSLTLSAQVIDNYGLQTPPTMRINGNSIPEPSHSGYIYTWKYVVPTTPLPPEGAAEITISAVDFAGNTYNYVNTNSLTLDPNPPVFSNPIVTPAMLRAGQTTLIDVPVYDISPIGGTPVLLVNGVSALYGGYDELEGFNKMLHFSFTCTSATLQGDAELTLTAADTLGNSRTVSYTDYLLIDKTPPLITNIAVSPSISRAGGTVAITFDAEDLYTEVEANPTVIVNGAQASYYSRLGSHYTYRYTLRNSTLDPDGFATIFVACRDILGNAISQQNSNKLFIDNSKPLLSNLVVFPDKAKEGTKITIGFTAWDEHGLGAVPIVKVNGNSTFFSRSEGSTFEYSYTVRQTYDEEGYATLEMRVVDAIGNVLLSESTGLLLVDFTAPTGSVIINNNAVFTRSADVLLSVNGADGTLGSGVQGMSFSDDGVNWSAWVPYAATHQWQLKGGQGYKTVYLRLRDQVGNTTVHPISDTIVLKSKALTVDRDGSPEVNGLKGDGIVLEVTPRNVFGSVQSYEWFKDGQTIEGFGPTLVINNFDELDSGHYVCKVTDEIESAVSQPFVVGLSEENQVPTLSYLGVGLLCAVLIAAALVMFRRSRPLLKYLSLAVLLGWGFSAAAEVVVVYSARASSPMDLSDDAMDALAREQGAIEIWTRLENGESRREPVRFGEPGVGLPGFTSYQREGFADEMNKGLPITLQKDGTEELYIPLSDEATRVYSQNMNKGLDTPSFEMKLIVDGDTLVSEKRFETFEGMEPRPHRLRLDYPGGAIVQLFDYTDTPPTPMPPAYLRKVGTDDDEKSDVTPKSWVTEDKDAGEVQTREVQFVVPPQGLGNLGFDSGWVPGGTGPDAGGFIIQVRINAQAGYTFDAAVNGAFHLDSDDMLGLGAAAGNWGFYFGAEFFMKAAFDIPPILGFDLDPFVVDIPYVPDFKLVASDRDSFNSWLLDSESVVRDGGGRTNVVNLNILSLLLSQGVLPDLPSWVPLPKVGVSLDVGAIAEGHLRCDRIALSDGQQYVHEGQQRNIYVPPFGYQSIVEYREDAHLNLGVKFYPFVYFSWDLYVFDFGYKWPTDFDNPDNLLARLEWLPVSHTSFPFTNAELNFTGQPSTLPANDWFTEMFTPVIRTNDISHHQIRFTPNLSNNFYSACSGPTTAYRTDLTGGIPVSLGDDDFVKISLTDNKQVSLYGVNYDSFYIGSNGYLTFNTGDTSNNITLENHFNQPRISGLFLNLDPSKGGTISYKQLPNRMVVTYDHVHLANIITEQTANFQIEMFFDGRIVITWLQQDTYIGLIGLSRGSGVPQLFKNSDFTQYPGCLTEIAPEYGIRVNFEPPEVLPYGPRWRVGSGEWRSTGTYTSVPLGASAVYFNYISLYWDAPVTIITQQMTPDVFVDLTPVWKRATGRVNVSPQPATASWVVTDEDGGVYTGTGPSSIKDVPTGMVSIEWLPLSTYETPSPNMQQALLYGNMVVDFTANYAPIIGEGTASLLVSILPQKAKEAGAQWRANEGPWINSDVIAPVPDGDITIEFKELPGWTQPTPINIFLNRDTSSVFTRAYARHTGRIRIVTEPPNAPWYFIDGDGIQHVGSGERVFYEVPTGNALRVSWAPVPTYSVPVPNPTVFSLAQNEGKRIVGAYIPITGIGEGVVSVNLHPPAAIDDGARWRLFGDEWRVSGGMVAVTDGEQTILFEDIPGWITPEPMTVNVVRDITNTFDAEYVRITGTVEVEVTPANASWTLTDADEGIHTYMGNAVIENVPAGELSIYWEDLDNYEAPQPNPAVYVLEADETLKLSGSYTESILTVDFNAFPLYGPPPLEVSFQDLSHSTTKDIVEWRWYFGDGKVSTERNPTHVYRDVGTYTVTLTAVTFDKMDMISKKQLVSVTAGVPASGVFSLTLAAVVVAVAGMFLLRRKGHA
- a CDS encoding PfaD family polyunsaturated fatty acid/polyketide biosynthesis protein, which produces MNYFDDWTQVLSCLDTPLCVIRETTGLRYAAIDTKRDTVPYENVLAFVPASLPGFLGDPSFCRDFKLRYPCYAGSMAHGIASEALVVAMAEAGMLGFFGAAGMSVDSLKPIIERLKQRLPHQSFGINLLNNPGDSTWETQVIDLLLEQEIHIIEASAYLMPSLALVKFRLKGVFQDRDGQICVPNRIIAKLSRTEVGRRMFAPPPQKLVDRLLKSGEITAQEAHLASFIPLAQDITAEADSGGHTDHRSALALLPSMLKIAAEMEEEHQYSFPLRVGLGGGIGTPAAAAAAFAMGAAYIVTGSVNQACLESGSSPQVRELLAQVTQSDVTDAPAADMFEMGVKVQVLKKGTRFAERASRLYELYRSHNSIEEIPDEDRLKIEDIIFNKSLEAVWEDTQAFFEPRNPLQLERAAKNPKYKMALIFRWYLGSASHWANQGTPGREEDYQIWCGPAMGAFNDWARGSFLEEPNRRSAPLVALNFLYGAALLQRVQNLRAQGIPINVPPLFPPPQEQFAQYNDPTEKTKDALH
- the lspA gene encoding signal peptidase II, giving the protein MPFTKKNIVILLVLGLVIALDHITKGIAIYYLKDTGQVYSFWGDLFRLQYAENSGAFLSLGANLPEALRSMIMTGLNAVILAALLLYLILRKKISLLLLYGLSMIVAGGLGNLIDRVVRGGHVVDFMNMGITTNTFMLRTGIFNVADLAIMAGLFLVVLNEVLEIRQKKKTALKEVQQKK